A genomic segment from Brevundimonas mediterranea encodes:
- a CDS encoding GGDEF domain-containing protein, with the protein MTDVAEHDLTAEIARLRAELDAWKQRAAAAEAAADHDVLTPALNRRGFVAALQRTMAYCQRHGVPAVLLYLDMDGFKGVNDRLGHAAGDAALVAVARMLLGHLRESDAVGRLGGDEFALLMLNAGVDEGQAKARQLAEALKTEGFVWNGQQTPLGGSFGVRAWDGHTDPEIWLTEADAAMWVRKKGR; encoded by the coding sequence GTGACCGACGTGGCCGAACACGACCTGACCGCCGAGATCGCGCGCCTGCGCGCCGAGCTGGACGCCTGGAAACAGCGCGCTGCTGCGGCCGAGGCGGCGGCCGACCACGACGTCCTGACCCCGGCCCTGAACCGCCGCGGCTTCGTCGCCGCCCTGCAGCGGACCATGGCCTATTGCCAGCGCCACGGCGTGCCGGCGGTGCTGCTTTATCTGGATATGGACGGGTTCAAGGGGGTCAACGACCGGCTGGGCCATGCCGCGGGCGACGCGGCCCTGGTGGCGGTGGCGCGGATGCTGCTGGGCCATCTGCGCGAATCGGACGCCGTAGGCCGCCTGGGCGGCGACGAATTCGCCTTGCTGATGCTGAACGCCGGCGTCGATGAAGGCCAGGCCAAGGCGCGCCAGCTGGCCGAGGCGCTGAAGACCGAGGGCTTCGTCTGGAACGGCCAGCAGACGCCGCTGGGTGGCTCGTTCGGCGTGCGCGCCTGGGACGGCCACACCGACCCCGAAATCTGGCTGACCGAGGCCGACGCCGCCATGTGGGTGCGCAAGAAGGGGCGCTGA
- the pstB gene encoding phosphate ABC transporter ATP-binding protein PstB, protein MKFRIFRSAEDQTGAGVGAADPTESVRMGGQVLPEATSPKAASAVEARLEDATPVSGPTVVATPPTGPIKIAARDVSVFYDGKQALYDVSLDIPDKTVTALIGPSGCGKSTFLRTMNRMNDTIAGCKVTGRIAMDDEDINDRSIDPVLLRARVGMVFQRPNPFPKSIYENVAYGPKIHGLVSAKSEMDGVVESALKRAGLWEEVADRLQSSAMGLSGGQQQRLVIARAIAVNPEVILMDEPCSALDPIATARIEELIDELRERFCIVIVTHSMAQAARVSQRTAFFHMGRLVETGDTEDIFQNPRERRTLDYITGRFG, encoded by the coding sequence ATGAAATTTCGTATCTTCCGTTCTGCCGAAGACCAGACCGGCGCCGGCGTCGGCGCTGCCGATCCGACCGAATCCGTTCGCATGGGCGGCCAGGTCTTGCCCGAAGCCACGTCCCCTAAAGCCGCCTCCGCCGTGGAAGCCCGGCTTGAAGACGCCACGCCTGTGAGCGGCCCGACCGTGGTCGCCACTCCGCCGACCGGTCCGATCAAGATCGCGGCGCGTGACGTCTCCGTCTTCTATGACGGCAAGCAGGCGCTTTACGACGTCTCGCTGGATATTCCGGACAAGACGGTCACGGCCCTGATCGGCCCTTCGGGCTGCGGCAAGTCGACCTTCCTGCGGACCATGAACCGCATGAACGACACGATTGCGGGCTGCAAGGTCACCGGCCGCATCGCGATGGACGACGAGGACATCAACGATCGGTCCATCGACCCGGTCCTGTTGCGCGCCCGTGTCGGCATGGTGTTCCAGCGCCCGAACCCCTTCCCGAAATCCATCTACGAAAACGTCGCCTACGGCCCCAAGATCCATGGGCTGGTCAGCGCCAAGTCCGAGATGGACGGCGTGGTCGAAAGCGCCCTGAAGCGCGCCGGCCTGTGGGAAGAGGTCGCCGACCGCCTGCAGTCGTCGGCCATGGGGCTGTCGGGTGGTCAGCAGCAGCGTCTGGTCATCGCCCGCGCCATCGCGGTGAACCCCGAAGTCATCCTGATGGACGAGCCCTGCTCGGCCCTGGACCCCATCGCCACCGCGCGGATCGAGGAACTGATCGACGAACTGCGTGAGCGGTTCTGCATCGTCATCGTCACCCACTCGATGGCCCAGGCGGCACGGGTTTCGCAGCGCACCGCCTTCTTCCACATGGGTCGTCTGGTCGAGACCGGCGACACGGAAGACATCTTCCAGAACCCGCGTGAGCGGCGCACCCTGGACTACATCACGGGACGCTTCGGCTGA
- the phoB gene encoding phosphate regulon transcriptional regulator PhoB, producing the protein MQPYILVMEDEDALATLLQYNLEKEGYDVAVASDGEEGMLQIDERQPDLVLLDWMLPKLSGIEVCRRIRGKAETRNLPVIMLTARGEESDRVRGLDTGADDYLTKPFSMVELIARIRAVLRRIRPGLADDRLNHGDIIIDRVSHRVKRSGQEVHLGPTEFRLLDHFMQHPGRVFSREQLLDAVWGSDVYVEARTVDVHVGRLRKALSIGDDSANPIRTVRSAGYSLDLEG; encoded by the coding sequence GTGCAGCCCTATATCCTTGTGATGGAAGACGAGGACGCGCTGGCGACCCTGCTTCAGTACAATCTCGAGAAGGAAGGTTACGACGTCGCCGTCGCTTCCGACGGTGAAGAGGGCATGCTGCAGATCGATGAGCGTCAGCCCGATCTGGTCCTGCTGGACTGGATGCTGCCCAAGCTGTCCGGCATCGAGGTCTGCCGCCGTATTCGGGGCAAGGCCGAGACGCGCAACCTGCCGGTCATCATGCTGACGGCGCGGGGCGAGGAAAGCGATCGGGTTCGCGGCCTGGACACCGGGGCCGACGACTATCTGACCAAACCCTTCTCGATGGTCGAACTGATCGCCCGCATCCGCGCCGTGCTGCGCCGCATCCGGCCGGGCTTGGCCGACGATCGTCTGAACCACGGCGACATCATCATCGACCGCGTCTCGCACCGGGTGAAGCGCTCGGGCCAGGAAGTGCATCTGGGCCCGACCGAGTTCCGACTGCTGGATCATTTCATGCAGCATCCGGGCCGGGTGTTCAGCCGCGAACAGTTGCTGGACGCCGTCTGGGGCTCAGACGTCTATGTCGAGGCCCGCACGGTGGACGTCCACGTCGGCCGGCTGCGCAAGGCCCTGTCCATCGGCGACGACAGCGCGAACCCGATCCGCACCGTGCGCTCGGCTGGCTATTCGCTGGATCTGGAAGGCTAG
- a CDS encoding autotransporter domain-containing esterase: MSRYLTGGAVAALVVAACAFAGSASAQTYNRLVVFGDSLSDNGNLYLASGGTQPPSPPYYQGRFSTGPVFTELLGFNAVNFTGSVSGSINYAFGGARTDASAGPPPGMLTQLAAYTSRGGTFGSNDLVSVLGGANDIFQGLPAAGASASPVGAITPVATSAAANINSLVNSVAGAGAGTILVTNLPKLSLTPQFRGTTAAPLADYAVTTFNSSLLTGLNTTAAARSGSNIILMDLFKIGDTLAADPGQFGITNVTQACFNGVTVCSNPSSYFYFDGVHPTAAGHQIIARLATDYLYYGDIGSQAALQGETTFRHREDALDAASEALSGREAWEAGVAVTASAMVDSVDTDARHSVTESSSDGWGGRIALEAGPSANWRFGMAGTARKTDVESQALTFNVESFGLDLYGGWRSGDLFVNAAVGVARDNIDDIERVTSLAPIVHTAETRAFSTGARLQGGMWFDMGGVALSPRAAVTWATSDVDGYWEQGVAAQYEYEDREMKAISGEVALRAEAEMGGFGLFAEGGYRDALDDSSDPVRVGLYNNPAQVLEREVEDPFGGQFLASAGVEGSLGPVKVTIAYRGRYGEHADSHMGGVQLRLPL, from the coding sequence ATGTCACGCTATCTCACCGGCGGCGCCGTCGCCGCCCTGGTCGTCGCCGCCTGCGCCTTTGCGGGCTCGGCCTCGGCCCAGACCTACAACCGACTGGTCGTTTTCGGCGACAGCCTGAGCGACAACGGCAACCTGTATCTGGCTTCGGGCGGGACGCAGCCGCCCAGCCCGCCCTATTACCAGGGACGATTCTCCACCGGTCCGGTCTTCACCGAACTGCTGGGCTTCAACGCCGTCAATTTCACCGGCTCCGTCAGCGGCAGCATCAACTACGCCTTCGGCGGCGCCCGCACCGACGCCTCGGCCGGCCCTCCGCCGGGCATGTTGACCCAGCTGGCCGCCTACACCAGCCGGGGCGGGACCTTCGGGTCCAATGACCTGGTCAGCGTCCTGGGCGGCGCCAACGACATCTTCCAGGGCCTGCCCGCCGCCGGCGCCTCGGCAAGCCCGGTGGGAGCCATCACTCCGGTCGCGACGTCGGCCGCCGCCAACATCAACAGCCTGGTCAACAGCGTCGCCGGCGCGGGGGCTGGGACCATACTGGTCACCAATCTGCCCAAGCTCAGCCTGACGCCGCAGTTCCGTGGCACGACGGCCGCGCCCCTCGCTGACTATGCGGTGACGACCTTCAATTCGAGCCTGCTGACGGGGTTGAACACCACGGCCGCCGCACGCTCGGGCAGCAACATCATCCTGATGGACCTGTTCAAGATCGGCGACACACTGGCCGCCGATCCGGGTCAGTTCGGCATCACCAACGTGACCCAGGCCTGTTTCAACGGGGTGACGGTCTGTTCGAACCCGAGCAGCTATTTCTACTTCGACGGGGTCCATCCCACCGCAGCCGGGCACCAGATCATCGCCCGTCTGGCGACCGACTACCTCTACTATGGCGACATCGGGTCCCAGGCGGCCCTGCAGGGCGAGACCACATTCCGGCACCGCGAGGACGCCCTGGATGCAGCCAGCGAGGCCCTGTCGGGTCGTGAAGCCTGGGAGGCCGGCGTGGCGGTCACCGCCTCGGCCATGGTCGACAGCGTGGACACGGACGCGCGCCATTCGGTCACCGAGTCGTCCAGCGACGGCTGGGGCGGTCGGATCGCGCTTGAGGCGGGACCGTCGGCGAACTGGCGGTTCGGCATGGCCGGCACGGCGCGCAAGACCGATGTCGAAAGCCAGGCCCTGACCTTCAACGTCGAGAGCTTCGGCCTGGATCTGTATGGCGGCTGGCGCTCGGGCGACCTGTTCGTCAATGCGGCGGTCGGGGTGGCGCGCGACAATATCGACGACATCGAGCGCGTCACCAGCCTGGCGCCCATCGTCCACACGGCCGAGACCCGCGCCTTCAGCACGGGCGCTCGGCTGCAGGGCGGGATGTGGTTCGACATGGGTGGTGTGGCCCTGTCGCCCCGCGCCGCCGTGACTTGGGCCACCAGCGACGTCGACGGCTATTGGGAGCAGGGCGTCGCCGCCCAGTACGAATATGAGGATCGCGAGATGAAGGCGATCAGCGGCGAGGTGGCGCTGCGGGCCGAGGCGGAGATGGGCGGGTTCGGCCTGTTCGCCGAGGGCGGTTATCGCGACGCCCTGGACGACAGTTCCGACCCGGTGCGCGTCGGCCTCTACAACAACCCGGCGCAGGTGCTGGAGCGGGAGGTCGAGGATCCGTTCGGCGGCCAGTTCCTGGCCTCGGCCGGGGTCGAAGGGTCGCTGGGGCCCGTCAAGGTGACGATCGCCTATCGCGGCCGGTACGGCGAACACGCCGACAGCCATATGGGCGGCGTTCAGTTGCGGCTGCCGCTGTAA
- a CDS encoding SDR family oxidoreductase: MSAKPVLKPLGEQSIVVTGATSGVGLATVRRAARAGARVFLIARGERDLRALCEELQAQGARVAWAVADAADPEALKAAVEKCVRLFGGFDTWVNNAGVGMFGSIRETRLEDQRRLFETNYWGVVNGSLAAAEHLRTRPGGGAIINVGSILSDLPLPVQGVYAASKHAVKGFTNALRIELLREQAPVTVSLVKPGAIDTPYSRHARNLTGQAVHNPQPVYATHVVADTILYCAAHPIREITVGGGGRVIASFYSALPGIAEPLLARFAPSLMRDRRSAYRPYDDGLYDPTEDGLDEEVHYPMVRNFSALAEVRKHPGVTASSLVALAAGAAVVLYLTQRSGPTRYQRIKTRIDPRGWVDTEDLRDRFHDAVDAFRHRAEDAGERAGDFSREARHRAADAAHDARDRADEWFRSTRKGSRKALKKHGKAARRYADDAGAYARDHAREGGALLAVATIAAAVGAAVLESRRPDSHVRRIARF, encoded by the coding sequence ATGAGCGCGAAACCTGTGCTGAAGCCCCTGGGCGAGCAGTCCATCGTCGTCACCGGCGCGACCTCGGGCGTGGGGCTGGCGACGGTGCGGCGGGCGGCGCGGGCCGGCGCCCGGGTGTTTCTGATCGCGCGGGGCGAACGGGACTTGCGGGCCTTGTGCGAGGAGTTGCAGGCCCAAGGGGCGCGCGTGGCCTGGGCCGTTGCCGACGCGGCCGATCCCGAGGCGTTGAAGGCGGCGGTCGAGAAATGCGTGCGGCTGTTCGGCGGCTTCGACACCTGGGTCAACAACGCCGGGGTCGGGATGTTCGGGTCGATCCGCGAGACGAGGCTGGAGGATCAGCGCCGCCTGTTCGAGACCAACTATTGGGGCGTGGTCAATGGGTCTCTGGCGGCGGCGGAGCATCTGCGGACGCGGCCGGGCGGCGGGGCGATCATCAATGTCGGCTCGATCCTGTCGGACCTGCCGCTGCCGGTGCAGGGCGTCTATGCGGCGTCCAAACATGCGGTGAAGGGGTTCACCAACGCCCTGCGGATCGAACTGTTGCGCGAACAGGCGCCCGTAACCGTCAGCCTGGTCAAGCCCGGCGCGATCGATACCCCCTACAGCCGTCACGCCCGCAACCTGACCGGCCAGGCGGTGCATAATCCCCAGCCGGTCTATGCGACCCATGTGGTCGCCGACACCATCCTGTATTGCGCCGCCCATCCGATCCGCGAGATCACGGTCGGCGGGGGAGGGCGCGTCATCGCGTCTTTCTACTCAGCTTTGCCGGGGATTGCGGAACCTCTTCTGGCGCGGTTCGCTCCATCTTTGATGCGGGACCGCCGTTCCGCCTATCGGCCGTATGACGACGGGCTCTATGACCCGACCGAGGACGGCCTCGATGAAGAGGTTCACTATCCCATGGTCCGTAATTTTAGCGCCTTGGCCGAAGTCCGCAAACATCCGGGCGTCACCGCCAGCAGCCTCGTCGCCCTTGCGGCCGGCGCCGCCGTGGTCCTGTATCTGACCCAGCGCAGCGGACCGACGCGCTATCAGCGCATCAAGACCCGTATTGATCCGCGCGGATGGGTGGACACGGAAGACCTGCGCGACCGTTTCCACGACGCCGTCGACGCCTTCCGTCATCGGGCCGAAGACGCGGGCGAGCGCGCCGGAGACTTCTCCCGCGAGGCGCGCCATCGCGCGGCTGATGCGGCGCATGATGCGCGGGACCGGGCGGACGAATGGTTCCGCTCCACTCGTAAAGGCTCCAGGAAGGCGCTGAAGAAGCATGGCAAGGCGGCCCGCCGTTATGCCGACGACGCCGGCGCCTATGCCCGTGATCATGCCCGTGAAGGCGGGGCCTTGCTGGCGGTGGCCACCATCGCCGCCGCTGTGGGCGCGGCCGTGCTGGAAAGCCGTCGCCCCGACAGCCACGTGCGCCGTATCGCGCGCTTCTGA
- a CDS encoding 5-(carboxyamino)imidazole ribonucleotide synthase produces the protein MPTLPLPPGSTLGILGGGQLGRMLSQAAARLGFDVVILDPEPDSPAGRVSTAQIVAAYDDPEALTALGRAADVVTFEFENVPAASIERLAEAGALVAPGPTALRVSQDRVEEKTFLNAVGAPTVEFAVVDTLDDLVLGLTTLGLPALLKTRREGYDGKGQVWIRTLEEAPAALESLGGRPAILEARASFVRELSVIAARDWDGHMAVYPLGENRHEGGVLRTTLAPATVDDKTQVRARAIAEAILDGLDYVGVLGVELFDIPVPGGDDVLLVNEIAPRVHNTGHWTQDGCVCDQFEQHIRAVAGWPLGPTSAHARVEMKNLLGDEVEQWRALAGKSDERLHLYGKAKARPGRKMAHVNRVLGAV, from the coding sequence GTGCCCACGCTTCCACTCCCCCCCGGTTCGACCCTCGGCATTCTCGGCGGCGGCCAACTGGGCCGGATGCTGAGCCAGGCGGCTGCACGCCTGGGCTTTGACGTCGTCATCCTGGACCCGGAGCCCGACAGCCCGGCCGGTCGGGTCTCCACCGCCCAGATCGTCGCCGCCTATGACGACCCCGAGGCCCTGACGGCCCTGGGCCGGGCCGCCGACGTCGTGACCTTCGAGTTCGAGAACGTGCCCGCCGCCTCCATCGAACGGCTGGCCGAGGCCGGCGCCCTGGTCGCGCCCGGACCGACCGCCCTGCGCGTGTCGCAGGACCGGGTGGAGGAAAAGACCTTCCTGAACGCCGTCGGCGCCCCGACGGTCGAGTTCGCCGTGGTCGATACGCTGGACGATCTGGTCCTCGGCCTGACGACCCTGGGTCTGCCCGCCCTGCTGAAGACTCGCCGCGAAGGCTATGACGGCAAGGGCCAGGTCTGGATCCGCACTCTGGAGGAGGCCCCCGCCGCGCTGGAAAGCCTGGGCGGCCGCCCGGCCATTCTGGAGGCCAGGGCGAGCTTCGTTCGCGAACTGTCGGTGATCGCCGCCCGCGACTGGGACGGCCATATGGCGGTCTATCCGCTGGGCGAGAACCGGCACGAGGGCGGGGTGCTGCGCACCACGCTGGCGCCGGCCACGGTGGACGATAAGACCCAGGTTCGCGCCCGCGCCATCGCCGAAGCCATCCTGGACGGGCTGGACTATGTCGGGGTCCTGGGGGTCGAGCTTTTCGATATTCCGGTTCCGGGCGGCGACGACGTCCTGCTGGTCAACGAGATCGCGCCGCGCGTCCACAACACCGGCCACTGGACCCAGGACGGCTGCGTCTGCGACCAGTTCGAACAACATATCCGCGCGGTGGCCGGATGGCCTCTGGGGCCGACGTCGGCTCACGCCCGCGTCGAGATGAAGAACCTGCTGGGCGATGAGGTCGAGCAGTGGCGCGCCCTGGCCGGCAAGTCGGACGAACGCCTGCACCTGTACGGCAAGGCCAAGGCCCGTCCCGGCCGCAAGATGGCCCATGTGAACCGCGTGCTGGGCGCAGTCTGA
- the serA gene encoding phosphoglycerate dehydrogenase: MSARPTLIFDFDSTLVGFETLEALADIALAGSPEADQVRAQIADLTDKAMSGEIAFGEALRRRLALLPLTRAHIATLAETAPDHLTASVRRNLNFFQQHKGKVVILSGGFREVIAPVAEMLGVSPDRVLCNDLVYDTDDRVTGVDDANPLSQADGKPAVIHALKLSGRVVMVGDGWNDAEVKLAGAADVFYAFTEVARRPSVVEVADAEAASLDEVLHAEGLVGRWSFPRSRMKMLLLENIHPAAVERLEEAGYSVETVKGALDEDDLIAAIKGVHVLGIRSKTTVSRRVLEEADRLMAVAAFCIGTNQIDLDAASDHGVAVFNAPYSNTRSVVELAIGLMIVLMRDVVDKSAAMHVGQWNKSATGSKELRGKTLGIVGYGAIGSQLSVLAENLGMRVLFYDLSERLALGNARRMRSLDALLAESDVVTLHVDGRRENSNIFGAAQFARMKEGALFLNLSRGHVVDVGALAQAMGSGRVAGAAVDVFPEEPRTNSDPFESPLQGMKNMILTPHIGGSTEEAQEAIAEFAAERLLGYLNRGDTTFSVNLPNVQLAEVSGAHRILHIHKNQPGVLAELNRALAAAGLNILGQHLKTDERTGYVITDVDRDYDPEALRTLKTVPGTLKFRTLH, from the coding sequence ATGAGCGCGCGCCCCACACTGATCTTCGACTTCGATTCGACCCTGGTCGGGTTCGAGACCCTGGAAGCCCTGGCCGATATCGCCCTGGCGGGATCGCCCGAGGCCGATCAGGTCCGGGCTCAGATCGCAGATCTGACAGACAAAGCCATGTCCGGTGAGATCGCATTCGGCGAGGCGCTGCGCCGCCGTCTGGCCCTGCTGCCCCTGACCCGCGCCCATATCGCGACCCTGGCCGAGACGGCGCCGGATCACCTGACCGCCTCGGTGCGGCGCAACCTGAACTTCTTCCAGCAGCACAAGGGCAAGGTGGTCATCCTGTCCGGCGGCTTCCGCGAGGTGATCGCGCCGGTGGCCGAGATGCTGGGCGTCTCGCCTGACCGGGTGCTGTGTAACGACCTGGTCTATGACACCGACGACCGGGTGACGGGTGTCGATGACGCCAATCCCCTGTCCCAGGCTGACGGCAAGCCGGCCGTCATCCACGCCCTGAAGCTGTCGGGTCGGGTCGTCATGGTCGGCGACGGCTGGAACGACGCCGAGGTCAAGCTGGCCGGGGCCGCCGACGTCTTCTACGCCTTCACCGAGGTCGCGCGCCGTCCGTCGGTGGTCGAGGTCGCCGACGCCGAGGCCGCATCGCTGGACGAGGTGCTGCACGCCGAAGGCCTGGTCGGCCGCTGGTCCTTCCCGCGCAGCCGGATGAAGATGCTGCTGCTCGAGAACATCCACCCCGCCGCCGTCGAACGGCTGGAGGAGGCCGGTTATTCGGTGGAAACGGTCAAGGGCGCCCTGGATGAGGACGACCTGATCGCCGCCATCAAGGGCGTGCACGTGCTGGGCATCCGCTCCAAGACCACGGTCAGCCGCCGGGTGCTGGAAGAGGCCGACCGGCTGATGGCGGTCGCCGCCTTCTGCATCGGCACCAACCAGATCGACCTGGACGCCGCCTCGGACCATGGGGTCGCGGTGTTCAACGCCCCCTATTCCAACACCCGTTCGGTGGTGGAACTGGCCATCGGCCTGATGATCGTTCTGATGCGCGACGTGGTGGACAAGTCGGCCGCCATGCACGTGGGCCAGTGGAACAAGTCGGCGACGGGGTCGAAGGAACTGCGCGGCAAGACCCTGGGCATCGTCGGCTATGGCGCCATCGGCAGCCAGTTGTCGGTCCTGGCCGAGAATCTGGGGATGCGGGTGCTGTTCTATGATTTGTCGGAGCGGTTGGCCCTGGGCAACGCCCGGCGCATGCGCTCGCTGGACGCCCTGCTGGCCGAGAGCGACGTCGTGACCCTGCACGTCGATGGGCGTCGCGAGAATTCCAACATCTTCGGCGCGGCCCAGTTCGCCCGGATGAAGGAGGGGGCGCTGTTCCTGAACCTGTCGCGGGGCCATGTGGTCGACGTCGGCGCCCTGGCCCAGGCCATGGGGTCGGGCCGGGTCGCGGGCGCCGCCGTGGACGTCTTCCCCGAGGAGCCGCGCACCAATTCGGACCCGTTCGAGAGCCCGCTGCAGGGGATGAAGAACATGATCCTGACGCCGCACATCGGCGGCTCGACCGAGGAAGCCCAGGAAGCCATCGCCGAGTTCGCGGCGGAGCGTCTGCTGGGCTATCTGAACCGGGGCGACACGACCTTCAGCGTCAACCTGCCGAACGTGCAACTGGCCGAGGTGTCGGGCGCGCACCGGATCCTGCACATCCACAAGAACCAGCCCGGCGTCCTGGCCGAGTTGAACCGCGCCCTGGCTGCGGCGGGGCTGAACATCCTGGGTCAGCATCTGAAGACCGATGAGCGCACCGGCTATGTCATCACCGACGTGGACCGGGACTATGATCCCGAGGCCCTCCGAACGTTGAAGACCGTGCCGGGAACGCTGAAGTTCCGCACCCTGCATTGA
- the phoU gene encoding phosphate signaling complex protein PhoU yields the protein MNQHTVKAYGDELNQITAEVARMGGLAEAQVSDAIDSVARRDVALARAVVDRDLKLDALQRDIERKAIRLIALRQPVASDLRRTLGAMKMASDLERTGDLAKNIAKRALILAEAEPMQPLTRSIERMGRLVSTRLRDVLDAYTASELDRAVAVWQTDDEVDEHYNALFRELLTYMMGDPRTIGACTHLLFMAKNLERIGDHATNIAETVHYEITGDDMVGERPRALPGAEDETSTPNLTTNSH from the coding sequence ATGAACCAGCACACGGTCAAGGCTTACGGCGACGAGCTGAACCAGATCACGGCCGAGGTCGCCCGCATGGGCGGCCTGGCCGAGGCCCAGGTCTCGGACGCCATCGATTCCGTCGCCCGGCGGGACGTGGCCTTGGCGCGCGCCGTCGTGGATCGCGACCTGAAGCTCGACGCCCTGCAACGGGATATCGAGCGGAAGGCCATCCGTCTGATCGCCCTGCGCCAGCCGGTCGCCAGCGACCTGCGTCGGACCCTGGGCGCCATGAAGATGGCGTCAGACCTGGAACGCACAGGCGACCTGGCCAAGAACATCGCCAAGCGGGCGCTGATCCTGGCGGAAGCCGAGCCGATGCAGCCCCTGACGCGTTCGATCGAGCGGATGGGCCGCCTGGTTTCGACCCGTCTGCGCGACGTTCTGGACGCCTACACCGCTTCCGAGCTCGATCGCGCCGTGGCCGTATGGCAGACGGACGACGAGGTGGACGAGCATTACAACGCCCTGTTCCGCGAACTGCTGACCTACATGATGGGCGACCCGCGCACGATCGGGGCCTGCACCCATCTGTTGTTCATGGCCAAGAATCTGGAACGGATCGGCGACCACGCGACCAATATCGCCGAGACCGTTCACTACGAGATCACCGGCGACGACATGGTGGGCGAGCGACCGCGCGCCCTGCCGGGAGCGGAAGACGAGACCTCGACCCCCAACCTGACGACCAACTCGCACTAA
- the purE gene encoding 5-(carboxyamino)imidazole ribonucleotide mutase — translation MATSATPVAIIMGSRSDWPTMKLAADKLDQLGVAWTAKVVSAHRTPQRLVEFSTGAKAAGFKVIIAGAGGAAHLPGMAASMTELPVLGVPVQSKALKGMDSLLSIVQMPAGVPVATLAIGEAGAANAGILAAQILALSDEALAARLAAFRAALTDSVAETVED, via the coding sequence ATGGCGACTTCCGCAACGCCGGTGGCGATCATCATGGGCAGTCGGTCCGACTGGCCGACGATGAAGCTGGCCGCCGACAAACTGGATCAGTTGGGCGTCGCCTGGACGGCCAAGGTCGTCAGCGCGCACCGCACCCCCCAGCGGCTGGTCGAGTTTTCGACCGGCGCCAAGGCGGCCGGTTTCAAGGTCATCATCGCCGGGGCCGGGGGCGCCGCCCACCTGCCGGGCATGGCCGCCTCGATGACCGAACTGCCGGTGCTGGGCGTGCCGGTCCAGTCCAAGGCCCTGAAGGGCATGGATAGTCTGTTGTCCATCGTGCAGATGCCGGCCGGGGTTCCCGTCGCGACCCTGGCCATCGGCGAGGCGGGCGCCGCCAACGCCGGCATACTGGCCGCCCAGATCCTGGCCTTGTCGGACGAAGCCCTGGCGGCGCGTCTGGCCGCCTTCCGCGCCGCCCTGACGGATTCCGTCGCCGAAACCGTCGAGGACTGA
- a CDS encoding Hsp33 family molecular chaperone, with translation MTDHAPQSAVSDDLAAAFQIEGWPVRGRLVRLGATIDKILAAHAYPEPVAALLGEACALAALIGSSLKFEGRLMVQAQGDGPVRYVVADYGTDGTLRGYCRYDEAEVAEASQGFARPGAQTLLGQGVFVMTLDRGPDFERTQGITPIEGESLSLCAEHYFQQSEQVPTKVRLAVGEVLTEAGSQWRAGGAMIQIIAGDEARGSTEEIWDRTRALFGTLGDDELIDPTISPETLLFRLFHEDGVRLEGARALTAVCRCSRERIASVLASFDPAERADMVEDDGKIRVTCEYCATVYALEPDEVVAEQI, from the coding sequence GTGACCGATCACGCGCCTCAATCCGCCGTTTCCGACGATCTGGCCGCCGCCTTCCAGATCGAGGGCTGGCCTGTGCGCGGCCGTCTGGTCCGGCTGGGCGCGACCATCGACAAGATCCTGGCCGCCCACGCCTATCCCGAGCCAGTCGCCGCCCTGCTGGGCGAGGCCTGCGCGCTTGCCGCCCTGATCGGCTCCAGCCTGAAGTTCGAGGGCCGGCTGATGGTCCAGGCCCAGGGCGACGGCCCGGTGCGCTATGTCGTCGCCGACTATGGCACCGACGGCACGCTGCGCGGCTACTGCCGCTATGACGAGGCCGAGGTGGCCGAGGCGTCCCAGGGCTTCGCTCGTCCCGGCGCCCAGACGCTTCTGGGCCAGGGGGTCTTCGTCATGACCCTGGATCGCGGCCCCGATTTCGAACGCACCCAGGGGATCACGCCCATAGAGGGCGAAAGCCTGTCGCTGTGCGCCGAACACTATTTCCAGCAGTCCGAACAGGTTCCGACCAAGGTGCGCCTGGCCGTCGGCGAGGTCCTGACCGAGGCGGGCTCGCAGTGGCGCGCCGGCGGGGCGATGATCCAGATCATCGCCGGCGACGAGGCGCGAGGCTCCACCGAAGAGATCTGGGACCGCACCCGCGCCCTGTTCGGCACTCTGGGCGACGACGAGCTGATCGACCCGACCATCTCGCCTGAGACCCTGCTGTTCCGCCTGTTTCACGAAGACGGCGTGCGGCTGGAAGGCGCACGGGCGCTGACGGCCGTCTGTCGTTGCTCCAGGGAGCGCATCGCCTCGGTCCTGGCCTCTTTCGACCCCGCCGAACGCGCCGACATGGTCGAGGACGACGGCAAGATCCGCGTCACCTGCGAATATTGCGCCACCGTCTACGCCCTGGAGCCGGACGAGGTCGTCGCCGAACAGATCTGA